The Daucus carota subsp. sativus chromosome 2, DH1 v3.0, whole genome shotgun sequence genome includes a window with the following:
- the LOC108203264 gene encoding GDSL esterase/lipase At1g29670-like has translation MAPFSNSCIVSLVIILMVLKLQMFIIRAAPQVPCYFIFGDSLVDNGNNNNLITQAKVNYPPYGVDFVNQTATGRFCNGENTADIIGRYLGFANYTPPYATARGPEILQGVNYGSGGSGIRDESGQNLGDRFSFNEQLLNHGITVFQIGVLQGNASFTKEYLSKCIYTVGMGSNDYINNYYMPQKYLTSRTYTPEQYADVLIKQYTKQLRILYNQGGRKVAVFGLGLIGCAPEIVIKFGADASGCVDSVNAAVALFNDRLKPLVDDFNSNLPAAKFIYINITNINSGDPTLAGFSVFTPCCIASVDIGKGQCEPNLPPCTNRRVYIFWDNFHPTEAVNNITATRSYMAASPMDSYPMDIRSLAQR, from the exons ATGGCTCCTTTTTCTAACTCATGCATTGTGTCATTAGTGATCATACTAATGGTTTTAAAGTTGCAGATGTTCATTATCAGAGCTGCGCCTCAAGTCCCTTGCTACTTTATTTTCGGAGACTCGCTCGTGGATAATGGCAACAACAATAATCTCATAACTCAGGCCAAAGTGAACTACCCTCCCTACGGAGTCGATTTTGTCAACCAAACTGCAACTGGAAGATTCTGTAATGGTGAAAACACTGCGGATATCATCG GCAGGTATCTGGGTTTTGCTAATTACACTCCACCGTACGCAACTGCAAGAGGCCCGGAAATTCTGCAGGGGGTGAATTATGGATCAGGAGGATCTGGAATTCGCGATGAATCCGGACAAAACCTG GGAGACCGGTTTAGCTTTAACGAACAATTACTGAATCACGGAATTACAGTTTTCCAAATAGGGGTTTTACAGGGAAACGCAAGTTTTACGAAGGAGTACCTGAGTAAGTGCATTTATACAGTTGGGATGGGAAGTAACGATTACATAAACAACTATTACATGCCCCAGAAGTACCTTACAAGCAGGACGTACACACCAGAACAATATGCAGATGTTCTCATCAAACAATACACAAAACAACTGAGG ATTTTATACAATCAAGGAGGTAGAAAAGTGGCTGTTTTTGGACTTGGCCTAATAGGTTGTGCACCGGAAATTGTCATAAAATTTGGCGCGGATGCATCAGGATGCGTCGATAGTGTTAATGCTGCAGTTGCACTATTCAACGACCGACTTAAGCCACTTGTTGATGACTTCAACAGCAATCTACCTGCTGCAAAATTCATCTATATTAACATCACTAATATAAATTCTGGAGATCCTACTCTTGCTG GCTTCAGTGTCTTCACTCCATGTTGCATAGCCTCAGTAGATATCGGGAAGGGACAGTGTGAACCAAACCTTCCTCCGTGCACCAACAGGAGAGTCTATATTTTCTGGGATAACTTTCATCCTACAGAAGCCGTGAATAACATCACTGCGACGAGATCTTACATGGCTGCCTCTCCGATGGACTCCTACCCAATGGATATCCGCAGCTTGGCTCAGCGTTGA